In Nocardioides nitrophenolicus, the genomic window GCCCCACGTGGGTCACGTCCGCTCGGCGGTCAACTTCGACGTGCTCCAGCGCTGGCTGCGCCACCGCGGCTACGACGTCACGTTCATCCGCAACATCACCGACATCGACGACAAGATCCTGGCGAAGTCGGCCGAGCAGGGTCGCCCCTGGTACAACCTCGCCTACGCGATGAAGATCGAGCTCGACAAGGCGTACGCCGCGCTCAACGTCGCGCCGCCGACCTACGAGCCCGCGGCGACCGGTCACATCCCCGAGATGATCGTGCTGATCGAGCGGCTGGTCGAGCGCGGGCACGCCTACCCGGCGGCCGACGGGAGTGGCGACGTCTACTTCGACGTGCGCTCCTGGCCGTCGTACGGCGAGCTGACCCACCAGGGCGTCGACGACATGGAGCCCGCCGCCGACGCCGACCCGCGCGGCAAGCGCGACCCGCGCGACTTCGCGCTCTGGAAGGGCCGCAAGGACTCCGAGCCGGAGACCGCGTCCTGGCCGAGCCCGTGGGGCCGCGGCCGCCCGGGCTGGCACATCGAGTGCTCCGCGATGGCGGGCAAGTACCTCGGCGACGCGTTCGACATCCACGGCGGCGGCGTCGACCTGCGCTTCCCCCACCACGAGAACGAGCAGGCCCAGTCGCGCGCGGCGGGCGGCGCGTTCGCGTCGTACTGGATGCACAACGCGTGGATCACCACCGCCGGCGAGAAGATGAGCAAGTCGCTCGGCAACACCCTGTCCATCCCGTCGGTGCTGCGGCGGGTCAGCGGCGCGGAGCTGCGGTTCTACATGGTCGCCGCCCACTACCGCTCCCACGTCGAGTTCAGCTTCGAGGCGCTCGACGAGGCCGCCGCGGGCTACCAGCGGATCGTCTCCTTCCTCGACCGCGCCGGCGCCCCGGAGCCCGGCCCCCTGCCGGAGGCCTTCGCCGCCGCGCTCGACGACGACCTCGGTACGCCGGCCGCGGTCGCGGTCCTCTACGACACGGTGCGCGAGGGCAACCGCCAGCTCGCCGCCGGCGAGGACGCCGCCGCCACGGCGGGTGCGGTCGCCGCGATGGTCGACGTGCTCGGCGTCCACCCGGCCGACCCGGCGTGGGCCGGCGCGGGCGCGTCCGGCGCGGAGGAGCGGCTCACCACGGCCGTCGACGCGCTGGTGGCCGGCCTGCTCGAGGAGCGTGCCCAGGCGCGGTCCGACAAGGACTGGGCCCGCGCGGACGCGATCCGCGACCGGATCAAGGCGGCCGGCATCGAGGTCACCGACACCCCCGACGGACCCACCTGGAGCGTGAGCTGAGCATGGCCGGAAACTCGAGCCGCAAGGGCGCGATCCGCAAGTCGAGCAAGAAGCCGACCGGAGGGACGGGCGGCAAGGTCCGCCGCGGGCTGGAGGGCAAGGGCCCCACGCCCAAGGCCGTCGACCGCGAGTACCACAAGGCCCACAAGATCGCCGAGGCCCGCAAGCGCGCCGACAAGCGCGCCGGCGCGCAGCGCGGCGGCCCGCGGCGCAAGAGCGGGGGCGACGAGTGGATCGCCGGGCGCAACCCGGTGGTAGAGGCGCTGCGCGAGCGGGTGCCGGTGACCTCGGTCTACGTCGCCGAGGGCGCCGAGCGCGACGGCCGGCTGCGCGAGGTGTTCCGGCTCGCCGCCGAGCACGGTGTCGGCCTGCTCGAGGTCAGCCGCGGCGAGCTCGACCGGCTCACCGACGGCGCGGTCCACCAGGGGCTCGCGGCCCGGATCCCGGCGTACGAGTACGCCCACCCCGACGACCTCCTCGACGCCGCCGACGACCTCGGCCAGAAGCCGCTCGTCGTCATGCTCGACTCGATCACCGACCCGCGCAACCTCGGCGCGATCGTGCGCAGCGCGGCCGGCTTCGGCGCCCACGGCGTGGTCATCCCCGAGCGGCGCGCGGCCTCGATGACCGCCGCGGCCTGGAAGACCTCGGCCGGCGCGGCCGCCCGCTGCCCGGTCGCCCAGACGGTCAACCTGACCCGCCAGATCAAGGCGTACCAGGAGGCCGGGTGCTTCGTCATCGGCCTCGCCGCCGACGGCGACCTCACGCTGCCCGAGCTGACCGCGGACGCCGACCTCGTCGAGGGCCCGCTGGTCCTGGTCGTCGGCTCCGAGGGCGAGGGCCTGTCCCGGCTGGTCGCCGAGAGCTGCGACCGGCTGATGTCCATCCCGATGGCCGGCGTCCTGGAGTCGCTGAACGCCGGCGTCGCCGCGTCGGTGGCGCTCTACGCCGTCGCGGAGGCCCGCGCACGCGGGTGATCTCGCCCCGCCGCCTCCTCAAGGTCCTCGCGTACGTCGGGACCTGGCTGGTCCTGTCCGCGGCGATCGCGCTCGCGATCTTCCTCCACAGCGAGCGGACCGTCGAGATCGCCAGCCACGAGGCGAGCCTCAGCCCGAACCTGTCCGGCGAGGTCGTCGCGCGGATGGGGCCGGTGCTGCCCGACCTGCGGATGCCGTCGGGCGTGCCGATCGGGGTCGAGGTCGAGCTCGGGAAGACCGATGCGGACACCCTGGAGGAGCTGACGTCACGGTACGCCGCGATCGCCTCCCAGCCGGAGGGCCAGATCGAGGTCGCCCGGCGTACGGTCGAGGCGATGGCGTACGCCGCGCTGGTGCAGGGAGCCGTGCTGGGCGCCGTGCCACTGCTGGTCTGGGGCCTGGTCGGCCGGGCCCGCCGTCAGGAACTGTACGCCGGCCTGCTGACCCGGCGCGGGTTCGCCGTCACCGGGTTGGCGCTCGCGCTCACCGTCGCGGGCGTCGTGCCCTACGGCTGGGGCCGCAGCGACCCGCCCGCGCAGCACTGGACGCCGCTCGCCGACTTCCTCGGCCCGGAGGTGCCGCTGCCCGACGAGCTGGACTCCGTCG contains:
- the cysS gene encoding cysteine--tRNA ligase produces the protein MTIRLYDTATREVRDFVPLQEGRVGLYVCGLTVQSEPHVGHVRSAVNFDVLQRWLRHRGYDVTFIRNITDIDDKILAKSAEQGRPWYNLAYAMKIELDKAYAALNVAPPTYEPAATGHIPEMIVLIERLVERGHAYPAADGSGDVYFDVRSWPSYGELTHQGVDDMEPAADADPRGKRDPRDFALWKGRKDSEPETASWPSPWGRGRPGWHIECSAMAGKYLGDAFDIHGGGVDLRFPHHENEQAQSRAAGGAFASYWMHNAWITTAGEKMSKSLGNTLSIPSVLRRVSGAELRFYMVAAHYRSHVEFSFEALDEAAAGYQRIVSFLDRAGAPEPGPLPEAFAAALDDDLGTPAAVAVLYDTVREGNRQLAAGEDAAATAGAVAAMVDVLGVHPADPAWAGAGASGAEERLTTAVDALVAGLLEERAQARSDKDWARADAIRDRIKAAGIEVTDTPDGPTWSVS
- the rlmB gene encoding 23S rRNA (guanosine(2251)-2'-O)-methyltransferase RlmB, which produces MAGNSSRKGAIRKSSKKPTGGTGGKVRRGLEGKGPTPKAVDREYHKAHKIAEARKRADKRAGAQRGGPRRKSGGDEWIAGRNPVVEALRERVPVTSVYVAEGAERDGRLREVFRLAAEHGVGLLEVSRGELDRLTDGAVHQGLAARIPAYEYAHPDDLLDAADDLGQKPLVVMLDSITDPRNLGAIVRSAAGFGAHGVVIPERRAASMTAAAWKTSAGAAARCPVAQTVNLTRQIKAYQEAGCFVIGLAADGDLTLPELTADADLVEGPLVLVVGSEGEGLSRLVAESCDRLMSIPMAGVLESLNAGVAASVALYAVAEARARG